A section of the Verrucomicrobiota bacterium genome encodes:
- the ruvC gene encoding crossover junction endodeoxyribonuclease RuvC — MRILAVDPSLRGTGFAILEEIGTRIRCLEYSVIKNHPSLSQEGCLVAIYEALSVAIEKHQPTALAIEKVIFVQSYATAIILGAARGVAVLAAAQRGLSVHEYPPKRVKQAVVGKGAAAKEQVAFMIRALLGLTETPPSDAADAIAIGLTHLRTAASPVSKANLAALAGLTTSPKRK; from the coding sequence ATGCGCATTTTAGCAGTCGATCCATCCCTTCGCGGCACCGGATTTGCGATTTTAGAAGAGATCGGAACCCGGATCCGTTGTCTCGAATACTCTGTGATCAAGAATCACCCCTCCCTTTCACAGGAAGGATGCCTCGTCGCCATCTACGAGGCCCTGAGCGTGGCGATCGAGAAACACCAACCGACGGCGCTGGCGATCGAGAAAGTCATCTTCGTCCAGAGTTACGCCACGGCGATCATTCTGGGTGCAGCACGTGGAGTTGCTGTTCTAGCTGCTGCCCAACGGGGACTCTCGGTCCATGAATACCCTCCCAAGCGCGTGAAACAGGCAGTGGTGGGTAAGGGAGCCGCCGCTAAAGAGCAGGTCGCCTTCATGATCCGGGCACTTCTTGGCCTAACGGAAACGCCTCCCAGTGATGCCGCTGATGCCATCGCGATTGGTCTGACCCATCTCCGGACAGCTGCTTCACCTGTATCGAAGGCCAATCTGGCTGCTCTAGCAGGACTGACCACATCACCTAAGCGAAAATAG